In Brevibacillus brevis, a genomic segment contains:
- a CDS encoding sugar ABC transporter substrate-binding protein has protein sequence MKKAIVLALSILLAAFTFAGCSGSTQSPQSSGDSTADKNKPVELSFLTWGNQAHLDLYQKLIDTFTQTHPNIKVKLESVPFPDYQQKVTVLAAGQELPDIGWVSERMVPQFMANGILEDVSDLKQDASFKMDDFIPSTLELFKKDEKLYGIPFSTPPTVMFYNKDLFDKAGLKSPNDLAKEGKWTWEEFEKSAKAITSGTGASKIYGANFFRDWKTWIILSSYSWSNGSGPFSKDMNQFTWNDQYGVETLSMLQRMMFADGSHPKAGEQVSFETGKIGMFFDVYSYVSKARAIKDFKWDIAPMPSGSQGSAPMLGQAGYSIFKGTKHLEETKEFLKFIASEEGVQATSAYFVPPRTSVLNSDLFLNQPDNPDPAHIKQAVIEEMPKAHFQPGHVEWQKIDNTILAGFDQLFGQTAQPADIMKSLEEKINPILKK, from the coding sequence ATGAAAAAGGCGATCGTTTTGGCATTGTCGATCCTTTTGGCAGCGTTTACTTTTGCGGGCTGTAGCGGCAGCACGCAGTCGCCGCAGTCGTCCGGCGATTCGACGGCAGACAAAAACAAACCCGTCGAGCTTTCCTTCTTGACATGGGGCAATCAGGCTCATCTCGATCTGTACCAAAAGCTGATCGATACATTCACGCAAACCCACCCGAACATCAAGGTCAAGCTCGAATCGGTCCCGTTTCCCGATTACCAGCAAAAGGTGACGGTCTTGGCGGCCGGACAGGAGCTGCCGGACATAGGCTGGGTATCCGAGCGGATGGTTCCGCAGTTCATGGCCAACGGAATATTGGAGGATGTTTCGGATTTGAAACAGGATGCTTCCTTCAAAATGGATGACTTCATCCCCTCGACCCTGGAGCTGTTCAAGAAGGATGAAAAGCTGTACGGGATTCCTTTTTCCACACCGCCTACCGTGATGTTTTACAACAAAGACCTGTTTGACAAGGCCGGTCTGAAATCGCCGAACGACCTGGCGAAGGAAGGCAAGTGGACGTGGGAAGAATTTGAAAAATCTGCGAAGGCCATCACGAGCGGCACGGGCGCAAGCAAGATCTACGGGGCCAACTTCTTCCGCGACTGGAAGACGTGGATCATCCTGTCTTCGTACTCGTGGTCGAATGGCAGCGGGCCGTTCAGCAAGGACATGAACCAGTTTACGTGGAACGACCAGTACGGCGTCGAGACGCTGAGCATGCTCCAGCGCATGATGTTTGCGGACGGATCGCATCCGAAGGCAGGGGAGCAGGTCAGCTTTGAAACAGGCAAGATCGGGATGTTTTTCGACGTCTACAGCTACGTGTCCAAGGCGCGGGCGATCAAGGACTTCAAGTGGGACATCGCGCCGATGCCGTCCGGCTCCCAGGGATCCGCACCGATGCTGGGGCAAGCGGGCTATTCCATTTTCAAAGGCACCAAGCACCTGGAGGAGACGAAGGAGTTTCTCAAGTTCATCGCCAGCGAAGAAGGCGTGCAGGCGACTTCCGCGTATTTCGTGCCGCCGCGTACTTCCGTGCTGAACTCCGACCTGTTCCTGAACCAGCCGGACAATCCGGACCCGGCGCACATCAAGCAAGCCGTCATCGAGGAGATGCCGAAAGCGCACTTCCAGCCGGGCCATGTGGAATGGCAAAAAATCGACAATACCATTCTCGCCGGTTTCGACCAGCTGTTCGGGCAAACCGCCCAGCCGGCTGACATCATGAAGTCGCTGGAAGAGAAGATCAACCCGATTTTGAAAAAATAG
- a CDS encoding response regulator, whose protein sequence is MYKVLLVEDEQVIREGLKTLIEKVIGGFTVAAEAADGNEALHYLRTEMPDLIVTDIRMREVDGLAMIAKVREMYEDLPIVIISGYGDFQYAQKALKHKVTDYLLKPIDRIELAGTLEKIRQSLERKKQPRDPAPSGGGEERQIIRKVKAYIQDHTDGDLRLQTVAEVVHLHPIYLSQLFKTETGENISDYVTRMRMNRAKQLLRQTSLKVYDISRLVGYQSPKHFMIVFKKEVGMTPGSYREGGEEGEDL, encoded by the coding sequence ATGTACAAAGTGTTGCTGGTGGAAGATGAACAGGTGATTCGCGAGGGGCTCAAGACCTTGATCGAGAAGGTGATCGGAGGCTTCACGGTCGCGGCGGAAGCGGCGGACGGCAATGAAGCGCTGCACTATTTGCGCACGGAAATGCCGGATCTGATCGTCACAGATATTCGCATGCGCGAGGTCGACGGTCTGGCGATGATCGCCAAAGTCCGGGAGATGTACGAAGACCTGCCGATCGTGATCATCAGCGGTTACGGGGACTTCCAATACGCGCAGAAGGCGTTGAAGCACAAAGTGACGGATTACCTGCTCAAGCCGATCGACCGGATCGAGCTGGCCGGTACGCTGGAAAAAATACGCCAGTCGCTGGAGCGCAAAAAGCAGCCGCGCGATCCCGCGCCGTCCGGCGGAGGAGAGGAGAGGCAGATCATCCGCAAAGTTAAGGCGTACATCCAGGACCATACGGACGGCGACCTGCGCTTGCAGACAGTGGCTGAAGTCGTCCATCTCCATCCGATCTACCTCAGCCAGCTGTTCAAGACCGAGACAGGTGAAAACATCTCCGACTACGTCACGAGAATGCGTATGAACCGGGCGAAGCAGCTGTTGCGTCAAACGAGCCTGAAGGTATACGACATATCCCGCTTGGTCGGGTACCAAAGCCCCAAGCATTTCATGATCGTCTTCAAAAAAGAGGTAGGAATGACCCCCGGCAGCTATCGGGAAGGGGGAGAGGAAGGAGAAGATCTTTAA
- a CDS encoding sensor histidine kinase, whose amino-acid sequence MNPFRSIRSTLPFRGTLRAKMLALFLCLIAIPLSLQGMITYSRFSASTEEKTSEYTAQIVHQINRNLDRNMEELKRLSLNPLYDNSILAILRELRDGTSAPPYLSTEKRQKMTLYISSLAYSRPEVKGIQILSMNGMVFSDLDPSLLTSSIKWSEEPWYRRVLEGNGASVIIPLHRPGYYVDRSGETYFSVARLLREPNTNLPLGVMKIDLKMEMIDQLLANMPFTKEGSLFIANQQNELFYEKREDDQAPDFLALLRQTGNLRSSSQAARTISLEGERYLLIESQSAETGLGVISIVPVDSLLKDSRELRSFTMVIAALFLVVAGGLASYFAYSLSKPLVRLKEKMLQVEQGHFHERVPVVSSDEIGKLSEQFNHMVEEINRLVNEVYVISLREREAELAALQSQIHPHFIYNTLEAINMMAIRAGNYDVSDMVSSLGKLMRYTAWRGDGFVTLRQELDSLASYVRIQQVRLGDRLRVEQDVDEALLDVPIPKLLLQPLVENAIYHGIERQENGGTIRLAVVQEDADVVISVRDNGKGMSREELSRLQAMVSLPFHLNEAKGGQRTGTALRNIHQRISLLYGPKYSLSIDGEPGQGAVFSMRIPLDGGHRGEKHVQSVAGGR is encoded by the coding sequence TTGAACCCATTTCGAAGCATACGATCGACCTTGCCCTTCCGGGGAACGCTGCGCGCCAAGATGCTCGCGCTGTTTCTTTGTCTCATCGCGATTCCTCTCAGCTTGCAAGGCATGATCACGTACAGCAGGTTTTCTGCCTCCACCGAAGAGAAAACGTCGGAGTACACGGCGCAAATCGTCCATCAGATCAACCGCAATCTGGACCGGAACATGGAAGAGCTGAAGCGCCTCTCCTTAAATCCCCTCTACGACAACAGCATTCTCGCCATCTTGCGGGAGCTGCGCGACGGAACTTCGGCTCCTCCTTACCTGTCCACGGAAAAACGGCAAAAAATGACCTTGTACATCTCCAGCCTGGCGTACAGCCGTCCGGAGGTGAAAGGCATCCAGATCCTGTCCATGAACGGCATGGTGTTCTCCGATCTCGATCCGTCGCTGCTGACGTCGTCGATCAAGTGGAGCGAAGAACCGTGGTACCGCCGGGTGCTGGAAGGAAACGGAGCGTCGGTGATCATTCCGCTGCACCGGCCGGGCTATTATGTGGATCGGTCGGGGGAGACGTATTTCTCCGTGGCTCGCCTGCTTCGGGAGCCCAACACCAATCTGCCGCTCGGGGTCATGAAGATCGACCTGAAGATGGAGATGATCGACCAGCTCCTGGCCAACATGCCGTTTACCAAGGAGGGCAGTCTGTTTATCGCCAATCAGCAAAACGAGCTGTTCTATGAAAAGCGGGAGGACGACCAGGCGCCGGATTTCCTCGCGCTGCTGAGACAGACAGGAAATCTGCGATCGTCGTCCCAGGCAGCGCGAACCATCAGTCTGGAAGGGGAGCGCTACTTGCTGATCGAAAGCCAGTCGGCCGAGACAGGCCTTGGCGTCATCAGCATCGTCCCGGTGGACAGCCTGCTCAAGGACTCCAGGGAACTGCGCAGCTTTACGATGGTGATCGCCGCCCTCTTTTTGGTCGTCGCGGGAGGACTGGCCAGCTACTTTGCCTACTCGCTCAGCAAACCGCTCGTCCGCCTGAAGGAGAAAATGCTGCAAGTGGAGCAGGGGCATTTCCACGAAAGGGTCCCGGTCGTCTCGTCGGATGAGATCGGCAAGCTGAGCGAGCAGTTTAACCACATGGTCGAAGAGATCAACCGCCTCGTGAATGAAGTGTACGTCATCAGCCTGCGGGAGCGGGAGGCGGAGCTGGCAGCCTTGCAAAGCCAGATTCATCCCCATTTTATCTACAACACGCTGGAGGCGATCAATATGATGGCGATCCGGGCGGGAAATTACGATGTGTCGGACATGGTGTCATCGCTTGGCAAGCTGATGCGCTACACCGCGTGGCGCGGGGATGGGTTCGTGACGCTTCGGCAGGAGCTGGATTCGCTGGCGTCGTACGTCCGCATCCAGCAGGTGCGGCTGGGGGATCGCCTGCGGGTGGAGCAGGATGTAGACGAAGCGCTGCTGGATGTGCCGATCCCCAAGCTGCTTTTGCAGCCACTGGTGGAAAACGCCATCTATCACGGGATCGAGCGCCAGGAAAACGGCGGGACGATTCGACTGGCAGTGGTGCAGGAGGATGCGGATGTGGTGATCAGCGTGCGTGACAACGGGAAGGGGATGTCCCGGGAGGAGCTAAGCCGTCTGCAGGCGATGGTGAGCCTTCCTTTCCACCTGAATGAGGCAAAAGGCGGACAACGCACCGGAACGGCCCTGCGCAATATCCATCAGCGGATCTCGCTGTTGTACGGCCCGAAATACAGCCTGTCGATTGACGGCGAGCCGGGCCAGGGAGCGGTTTTTTCGATGAGAATCCCGCTGGATGGCGGACATAGGGGGGAGAAGCATGTACAAAGTGTTGCTGGTGGAAGATGA
- a CDS encoding sensor histidine kinase, with protein sequence MEAAWLQAQIQPHFLFNTLTAVSALSEIDPDRMRNLLGVFSDFLRDRYRLQNMDELAPVEDELSIVRSYLFIEKERFAERLQVVWEIDDCQELRIPLFTIQPLVENSVRHGIMKRSRGGTIVIRIVNHETYAEISVEDDGVGMEESVLQQILDKRMDDESGVGLLNTDLRLKRHYREGLRIKSQPGVGTSVSFVVRKHQKG encoded by the coding sequence ATGGAAGCAGCTTGGCTTCAGGCGCAAATCCAGCCTCACTTCCTGTTTAATACCTTGACTGCCGTTTCGGCTTTAAGCGAAATCGATCCGGACCGGATGCGCAATCTCCTGGGAGTTTTCAGCGACTTTTTACGCGATAGGTACAGGCTGCAAAATATGGACGAGCTTGCCCCCGTAGAAGACGAGCTGAGCATCGTCCGCTCTTACCTCTTCATCGAAAAAGAGCGCTTTGCGGAAAGACTGCAGGTCGTGTGGGAGATAGACGATTGCCAGGAGTTGAGGATCCCCCTGTTTACGATCCAGCCGCTCGTGGAGAATTCCGTAAGACATGGCATCATGAAGCGTTCCCGAGGCGGGACGATTGTCATCCGGATCGTCAACCACGAGACGTATGCCGAAATTTCCGTCGAGGACGACGGCGTTGGGATGGAGGAATCCGTCTTGCAGCAAATCCTTGATAAACGGATGGACGACGAGTCTGGAGTCGGCCTGCTGAATACCGACCTTCGCCTCAAACGCCATTATCGCGAGGGTCTTCGCATCAAAAGCCAACCGGGAGTAGGGACGTCGGTATCGTTTGTCGTACGAAAGCACCAGAAAGGGTAA
- a CDS encoding C39 family peptidase yields MERVPYFAQFESRDRVLDLVSGRMDPADDPLWQQSGATDPAEYAEWSSHICGMACLKMLLAHWQNRVIPTMHLMRECRAYGGYVVQEDGSIKGLIYRPFVSFLEEKFGMQAQLKEHTPIEDIYDLLGEGYVYIASVHPGIRTPEVAPPKQGGHLVYVFGRKQESREVIFHNPSGHTPETQEHVHLSLETFARFYAKRGILIKPTGEPQA; encoded by the coding sequence ATGGAGAGAGTGCCGTATTTTGCCCAATTCGAGTCGCGCGATCGCGTGCTCGATCTGGTAAGCGGGAGGATGGATCCGGCCGACGACCCGCTCTGGCAGCAGTCCGGCGCGACAGACCCGGCTGAGTATGCGGAGTGGAGCTCCCATATTTGCGGCATGGCCTGCCTGAAAATGCTGCTCGCCCATTGGCAGAACCGGGTGATTCCGACGATGCACCTCATGCGGGAATGCCGGGCATACGGCGGCTACGTCGTCCAGGAGGATGGTTCCATCAAGGGCCTGATCTACCGTCCCTTTGTCTCGTTTCTCGAGGAAAAGTTCGGCATGCAAGCGCAGCTGAAGGAGCACACGCCCATCGAGGACATTTACGATTTGCTGGGCGAGGGCTATGTGTACATCGCTTCCGTCCATCCCGGCATCCGCACGCCCGAAGTGGCGCCGCCGAAGCAAGGGGGACATTTGGTGTACGTGTTTGGCAGGAAACAGGAGTCTCGCGAGGTCATCTTTCACAATCCGTCCGGCCATACGCCCGAGACGCAGGAGCATGTCCACCTTAGTCTGGAGACCTTTGCACGGTTCTACGCCAAGCGCGGGATATTGATCAAGCCGACGGGGGAGCCCCAGGCTTGA
- a CDS encoding acryloyl-CoA reductase yields the protein MQKPIRAFVVNKDEHGFSADVKTIALGDLPKADVRIKVHYSSVNYKDGLASIPNGKIVKNYPFVPGIDLAGIVVSSEDPRFREGDEVIATSYEIGVSHFGGYSEFAQIPGDWIVPLPKGLTLREAMVFGTAGFTAALSVHRLEENGVSPEKGKVLVTGATGGVGSIAVSILAKRGYHVVASTGKESEHDYLYKLGAKEVIPRGEVAGDKINALDKQLWQAAVDPVGGKSLASVLSKISYGGSVAVSGLTGGTDVPATVFPFILRGVNLLGIDSVYCPMELRKVIWERLGNDLKPDGLEDSIDEEIGLEELPAALSKIVAAQMRGRVIVRF from the coding sequence ATGCAAAAACCGATTCGAGCTTTCGTGGTGAACAAGGACGAGCACGGTTTTTCAGCAGACGTGAAGACCATTGCGCTCGGCGACTTGCCCAAAGCGGATGTACGCATCAAGGTCCACTATTCGAGCGTGAATTACAAGGACGGCTTGGCGAGCATCCCGAATGGAAAGATCGTCAAAAACTACCCCTTCGTCCCCGGAATTGATCTGGCGGGTATCGTCGTGTCATCGGAGGATCCGCGTTTTCGCGAGGGAGACGAAGTGATTGCGACCAGCTACGAGATCGGCGTTTCCCATTTCGGCGGGTACAGCGAGTTTGCGCAAATCCCTGGAGACTGGATCGTTCCTTTGCCAAAAGGGCTGACCTTGCGAGAAGCAATGGTCTTCGGTACGGCCGGATTCACGGCAGCGCTGTCCGTCCATCGCTTGGAGGAAAATGGCGTGTCACCGGAAAAAGGAAAGGTATTGGTGACCGGAGCGACAGGAGGCGTAGGCAGCATCGCGGTTTCCATCCTGGCCAAGCGGGGCTACCACGTCGTCGCCAGTACGGGCAAAGAGTCCGAGCATGATTACTTGTACAAGCTCGGAGCGAAAGAGGTCATCCCCCGCGGGGAAGTCGCCGGCGACAAAATCAATGCGTTGGACAAACAGCTCTGGCAAGCTGCGGTCGATCCTGTAGGGGGCAAATCGCTCGCGTCCGTCCTGAGCAAGATCAGCTACGGCGGCTCTGTCGCCGTCAGCGGCTTGACCGGCGGTACCGATGTGCCGGCTACGGTCTTTCCGTTTATTCTGCGCGGGGTCAATTTGCTGGGCATTGACTCGGTCTACTGCCCGATGGAATTGCGAAAGGTCATCTGGGAGCGGTTGGGGAACGATCTGAAACCGGATGGACTCGAAGATTCTATCGATGAAGAAATCGGATTGGAAGAGCTGCCCGCCGCCTTGTCGAAAATAGTGGCGGCGCAGATGCGCGGCAGGGTCATCGTGAGATTCTAA
- a CDS encoding alpha/beta fold hydrolase produces MKRPLASQRFFRFAAYFVALLLFFFNSPQIPTADAASSRFHEEPVSIQSQDLKLAGTLLVPDTPGQHPAVVMVHGSSSSDREKYRGEAEMFAKSGIAALIYDKRPDGFSKSRGGDRSYQILSEDVVAAVQALRSRADIAPSAVGLWGISEGAWVASLAASEPNSHVAFLITVGAAGVQPVQQQSWQLVNRLHDQGVTSASMIRSVTRHGLQLAVSAGLFAEATYDPLPAFSSLQQPVLAIWGDKDRVEPALESSRNIQHALEQAGNKHAVIRFFPDAGHLLRLSLDGTTQTDEFAPGYSEAMTSWVHQVVQGNAPRSSVIGAAPQQEHLSPAGIGQLSWYHSAWVQLGAALLLLAIFGTFLLGSLVRALRKRGSKQPNDRRSGYSLLLAGSTTVATFGFLAYFGFLMSSGAKHLDPLLFDRTLIWGLLQLSSFIALAAAVLLGCSLWRSLVTDRSPVGREKERIWLMIGGILFVPWALYWQLLIP; encoded by the coding sequence TTGAAACGTCCTTTGGCTTCCCAGCGCTTTTTTCGATTCGCAGCCTATTTTGTTGCCCTTCTCCTGTTCTTTTTCAACTCGCCGCAGATTCCCACAGCAGATGCAGCCTCGTCCCGCTTCCACGAGGAGCCTGTATCCATCCAAAGCCAGGATCTGAAGCTGGCCGGAACTCTCCTCGTGCCGGACACGCCGGGACAGCACCCTGCGGTTGTCATGGTGCACGGCTCCAGCTCGTCCGATCGCGAGAAGTATCGGGGAGAAGCGGAAATGTTTGCAAAGTCCGGAATCGCCGCCCTGATCTACGACAAACGCCCCGACGGCTTCTCGAAATCCCGGGGCGGTGACCGATCCTATCAAATACTGTCGGAAGATGTGGTCGCAGCCGTCCAAGCGCTGCGCTCCCGTGCGGATATTGCTCCAAGTGCAGTCGGTCTGTGGGGAATCTCCGAGGGAGCGTGGGTCGCTTCGCTCGCTGCCTCCGAGCCAAACAGCCACGTCGCTTTTCTCATCACCGTCGGCGCCGCCGGAGTCCAGCCCGTACAACAGCAGTCCTGGCAGCTCGTGAACCGCCTGCATGACCAGGGCGTCACCTCCGCCTCGATGATTCGTTCCGTCACCAGACACGGTCTGCAGCTTGCCGTCTCCGCTGGACTTTTCGCGGAGGCTACCTACGATCCCCTCCCTGCCTTTTCATCCTTGCAGCAGCCCGTACTCGCGATCTGGGGAGACAAGGATCGCGTAGAGCCCGCCTTGGAGAGCTCTCGGAACATCCAGCATGCGTTGGAACAAGCGGGCAACAAACACGCCGTCATCCGCTTCTTTCCGGATGCGGGTCATCTGCTGCGGCTGTCTTTGGACGGAACGACGCAAACGGACGAATTTGCCCCCGGCTACTCCGAGGCGATGACATCCTGGGTCCACCAGGTCGTGCAGGGCAACGCTCCTCGCTCTTCCGTCATTGGGGCTGCACCGCAGCAAGAGCATCTCTCGCCTGCCGGAATCGGTCAGCTGTCCTGGTATCACTCAGCCTGGGTGCAATTGGGAGCGGCACTCCTTCTCCTTGCCATCTTCGGGACGTTTCTGCTCGGTTCCTTGGTCCGCGCCCTGCGGAAGCGCGGTTCGAAGCAACCGAATGATCGGCGGTCCGGATATTCCCTCCTGCTGGCAGGCAGTACGACCGTGGCGACTTTCGGGTTCTTGGCTTACTTCGGCTTTTTGATGAGCTCGGGAGCCAAGCATCTGGACCCTCTTCTGTTTGACCGGACGCTCATCTGGGGCCTGCTCCAGCTGTCTTCCTTCATCGCGCTGGCCGCTGCCGTCCTCCTTGGCTGCTCCTTGTGGCGTTCCCTGGTCACGGATCGTTCTCCTGTGGGGAGGGAAAAGGAGCGGATTTGGCTCATGATCGGCGGCATCCTGTTTGTGCCGTGGGCGCTTTATTGGCAGCTCTTGATTCCATAA
- a CDS encoding DMT family transporter produces MSTTILLILLFAAICHAVWNALSKRIEERDAFFTLILGVSVILYFPLAFYLWRTSPFPPSAIKWLLLSTCSEVLYFVALGKAYKTNQLSYAYPILRGTAPIVTTIISTVFVGAAIAWTGFLGILIIVAGVVFMNQRSFSLRELSHLLKDWHNMKWVFLAGSCSALSSVMDGMGASMMSGLLFKYVVFIGMFAGKWIIDRRAHSHVSYRSLARRYPWHTLAGGLFVFVSNSLAVYAMQTTPVTYVASVREISIVFATIIGIVWLKEQVSFVKWVSICMILAGVVIIKLS; encoded by the coding sequence ATGTCCACCACCATTTTGTTGATCCTGTTGTTCGCCGCCATCTGCCACGCCGTCTGGAACGCCCTCTCCAAGCGAATCGAAGAAAGGGACGCCTTTTTCACCCTGATTCTGGGCGTCTCCGTCATCCTGTACTTTCCACTGGCCTTCTACCTGTGGCGAACCTCGCCGTTTCCGCCGTCCGCCATCAAATGGCTGCTGCTCAGCACCTGCTCGGAGGTTTTGTACTTCGTCGCCCTGGGCAAAGCGTACAAAACCAACCAGCTGAGCTACGCCTACCCCATCCTGCGGGGAACAGCCCCCATCGTGACGACCATCATCAGTACCGTCTTCGTCGGAGCGGCGATTGCCTGGACCGGGTTTCTGGGGATCCTGATCATCGTCGCGGGAGTCGTGTTCATGAACCAGCGCTCCTTTTCGCTTCGCGAGCTCAGTCATTTGCTGAAAGATTGGCACAACATGAAGTGGGTCTTCCTGGCCGGAAGCTGTTCGGCCCTCAGCAGCGTGATGGACGGCATGGGCGCTTCCATGATGTCGGGATTGCTGTTCAAATACGTCGTGTTTATCGGAATGTTCGCGGGCAAGTGGATCATCGACCGCAGGGCGCATTCCCACGTTTCCTATCGGTCGCTGGCAAGGCGCTATCCGTGGCATACGCTGGCGGGCGGGCTGTTCGTCTTCGTATCCAACTCGCTGGCGGTATACGCCATGCAGACCACGCCTGTCACGTACGTAGCCTCCGTTCGGGAAATCAGCATCGTCTTCGCCACGATCATCGGGATCGTCTGGCTGAAGGAGCAGGTGAGCTTCGTAAAATGGGTATCCATTTGCATGATCTTGGCGGGGGTCGTCATCATCAAGCTGAGCTAG
- a CDS encoding RidA family protein: MNRTRVFTGSPWEPVVGYCRAIRIGDRIEVAGTTAMKDGEVVGEGNPYEQARFILQTIEKALQELGADMSHVVRTRMFVTDISQWEEIGKAHGEFFRDVKPVATMVEVKGLIDPRLLVEIEAEAVV; encoded by the coding sequence ATGAATCGAACACGTGTATTTACAGGATCGCCTTGGGAGCCGGTGGTCGGTTACTGTCGGGCGATACGGATCGGCGACAGGATCGAAGTGGCCGGGACTACCGCGATGAAGGACGGCGAGGTCGTCGGCGAAGGGAATCCGTACGAGCAAGCCCGGTTCATCCTGCAGACGATTGAAAAGGCGCTGCAGGAGTTGGGGGCGGATATGTCCCATGTGGTGCGGACGAGGATGTTCGTCACGGACATTTCCCAATGGGAAGAAATCGGAAAAGCGCACGGCGAATTTTTCCGGGACGTTAAGCCGGTTGCGACGATGGTCGAGGTAAAGGGGCTCATCGACCCGCGGCTGCTGGTGGAAATCGAGGCGGAAGCGGTCGTTTGA
- a CDS encoding EutN/CcmL family microcompartment protein, with protein sequence MFLGKVIGSVWSTQKEEGMENLKLLVVQPVDWNDKEGGRTVIAADRIGAGVGEKVIVSSGSSARILFPGRTVPIDAVIVGIVDSYEVTQEK encoded by the coding sequence ATGTTTTTGGGAAAAGTGATCGGCAGCGTCTGGTCCACACAAAAAGAAGAGGGCATGGAAAATTTGAAGCTCTTGGTTGTCCAGCCCGTTGACTGGAACGACAAGGAGGGCGGACGAACGGTGATCGCAGCGGATCGCATCGGGGCCGGTGTCGGCGAAAAAGTCATTGTTTCGTCCGGATCATCCGCACGGATCCTTTTTCCAGGCAGGACGGTCCCCATCGATGCGGTCATTGTCGGAATCGTCGACTCATACGAGGTGACCCAGGAGAAGTGA
- the pduL gene encoding phosphate propanoyltransferase gives MALITETTLRAMLPSGIPNPYLVRAEDKFTPAAIDFLKGRGIKVEAYQSTCGLSSDSESIQELCIPVGVSNRHVHLSPEDVEKLFGPGYQLTALRPLSQPGQFAAKETVTLLGPKGIIHGVRILGPARGATQVEISKTDGFQLGIHPPIRVSGALEGTPGVTIIGPSGCIVLPSGVIVAKCHVHMSEEDARAAKVKDGDSLILRMAGERALIFPDVTVRVSPRYALDFHIDLDEANAANLSTGDQACLIGINGKLFSTQGRW, from the coding sequence ATGGCTCTGATTACGGAGACGACGCTGCGGGCCATGCTGCCATCCGGGATTCCCAATCCTTATCTCGTACGCGCCGAAGACAAATTCACTCCGGCAGCCATCGATTTTTTGAAGGGGAGAGGTATCAAAGTGGAAGCGTACCAATCGACCTGCGGGCTTTCTTCGGATAGCGAAAGCATCCAGGAGCTTTGCATTCCGGTGGGAGTATCCAACCGGCATGTGCATCTGTCGCCGGAGGATGTGGAAAAGCTGTTCGGTCCAGGCTATCAGCTGACAGCGCTGCGGCCACTTTCTCAGCCCGGGCAGTTTGCCGCCAAGGAAACGGTGACGCTGCTGGGGCCGAAGGGAATCATCCATGGAGTACGAATCCTCGGGCCGGCGAGAGGCGCGACCCAAGTGGAAATTTCCAAAACGGACGGGTTCCAGCTCGGCATTCATCCCCCGATCCGGGTGTCCGGCGCGCTGGAAGGGACGCCCGGTGTCACCATCATCGGCCCGAGCGGCTGCATCGTGCTCCCGAGCGGCGTGATCGTGGCGAAATGCCATGTGCACATGTCCGAGGAGGATGCCCGCGCAGCCAAGGTGAAAGACGGGGACAGCCTGATCCTGCGGATGGCGGGCGAGCGAGCCCTCATCTTTCCGGATGTGACGGTGCGGGTGAGCCCGCGCTATGCGCTCGATTTTCACATCGACCTGGACGAAGCGAATGCGGCCAACCTGTCCACGGGTGACCAGGCGTGCCTGATCGGGATCAATGGCAAACTGTTTTCCACACAAGGGAGGTGGTAG
- a CDS encoding BMC domain-containing protein translates to MAGETGALGMVETKGLVGAVEAADAMVKAANVKLIGKVHVGGGLVTVMVRGDVGAVKASTDAGAAAAEKVGELKSVHVIPRPHSDIELILPKLEG, encoded by the coding sequence ATGGCAGGAGAAACAGGAGCACTGGGAATGGTAGAAACGAAAGGATTGGTCGGTGCGGTCGAGGCGGCTGACGCCATGGTCAAAGCAGCCAACGTCAAGCTGATCGGAAAGGTACACGTCGGCGGCGGTCTGGTGACCGTCATGGTGCGAGGCGATGTGGGAGCGGTGAAGGCGTCGACCGATGCGGGCGCGGCAGCGGCGGAAAAAGTGGGCGAATTGAAATCCGTGCATGTCATCCCGCGTCCGCACTCGGACATCGAGCTCATCCTGCCCAAGCTGGAAGGATAA